Genomic segment of Labilithrix sp.:
AGGCTTCGCTGCCGGCGCCCCCGACCCCATCGGTCAGTCGCTCGACTTCTTCGGGTCGCCGATGCCGTGGCGGCGGAGGTAGCCGCGGACGTGCGCGCGCTCCATCGCGGCGCGCCGGCCGATCTCGCTCACGTTGCCGGAGCACTCGGCGTAGAGCGCGGTGAAGTACTCGCGCTCGAACCGGGCGAGGACCTCGCGCTTCGCGTCCTGGAAGGTGCGGCCGCGCGTGGGCGTCGACTCCTGCGCCGCGACGAGCGGGGCGAGGTGCTGCGCGAGATCGATCGGCCCTTCCTTGCCGAACGCGAGCGCGACCGCGATGACGTTGCGGAGCTCGCGGACGTTGCCTGGCCAGTCGTGGCGCATCAGGCGCTCGAGCGAGTCGTTCGTGATGCGGTTGTAGGCGGTCGGATCGCCGAGGTCGCTGATCATCTTCCGCACGAGCGCGGGGATGTCTTCGAGGCGATCGCGGAGCGCCGGCAGCTCGATGCGGAGCTGCGCGACGCGGAAGTACAAGTCGCTTCGGAACGTGCCGGCGTTGACCTCGCGCACGAGGTCACGGCGCGTCGCCGCGATGACGCGGACGTTGACGGGCTTGTACGTGTTGGAGCCGACCGGCTTGATGCGCTGCTCGGCGAGCGCGCGGAGGAGCTTCGGCTGGACGTCGAGCGGGAGCTCACCGAGCTCGTCGAGGAAGATCGTCCCGCCGTCGGCCTCGACGAAGGGCGAGATGCGCTTGTCGACGGCGCCGGTGAACGATCCGCGCTCGTGACCGAACAGCGCGGACTCGGCGAGGCTCGGCGGGATGGCGCCGCAGTCGACGACGACGAACGGTTTGTTCGAGCGCGCCGACGCGCCGTGGATGGCGGCGGCGACGAGCTCCTTGCCGCACCCGGTCTCGCCGAGGATGAGGACGGTGAGGTCGGTCGGCGCGGCCTTGCGGCAGCGCTCGAAGACGCCGCGCATGCCCTGGCTCATGCCCACGAGCGGGCCGAACTGCGCGACCTCCGGGATGTCGACCTGCTCCGGCGTGGTCGGGCTGAACTCGAGCGTCGAGTCCCCTACGGTGAGCAGCGTGTGCTTGGTGAGG
This window contains:
- a CDS encoding sigma 54-interacting transcriptional regulator, which produces MDATVATKGRLEVRGGSLKVNRGQANKPDLDIGPETQVIGRNEACDLVLDDRKVSAVHAELVATERGVRVRDLGSRNGTFIGDTRVGEVYLTKHTLLTVGDSTLEFSPTTPEQVDIPEVAQFGPLVGMSQGMRGVFERCRKAAPTDLTVLILGETGCGKELVAAAIHGASARSNKPFVVVDCGAIPPSLAESALFGHERGSFTGAVDKRISPFVEADGGTIFLDELGELPLDVQPKLLRALAEQRIKPVGSNTYKPVNVRVIAATRRDLVREVNAGTFRSDLYFRVAQLRIELPALRDRLEDIPALVRKMISDLGDPTAYNRITNDSLERLMRHDWPGNVRELRNVIAVALAFGKEGPIDLAQHLAPLVAAQESTPTRGRTFQDAKREVLARFEREYFTALYAECSGNVSEIGRRAAMERAHVRGYLRRHGIGDPKKSSD